A genomic region of Nostoc sp. UHCC 0702 contains the following coding sequences:
- a CDS encoding transposase, which yields MRFTKLNYCQYLLSSQINYTVTNLAEHLDQISHDKINRYLKNEKLTPRLLWDNVKDIVQVSDTAYLVFDDTVLDKRYATEIETSKRQYSGNQHGVIQGIGLINCIYVNHEEGKFWVVDYRIYDPDSDGKTKIDHVTEMLQNLVYHKVLPFQAVLMDSWYATNKLMLYIDGLGKYYYCPLKRNRLVDDTNCLENYKRIESLSWNEEELISGKIIKIKKFPQAKKVKLFRVTVSTDRTDFIATNDLSQDSTDVVQKVCKVRWKIEEFHRELKQLTGIESCQCRKGRIQRNHIACAILVWLRLKNLAYITGQTIYQIKHGLLSNYLVQQLKRPAVPMFIA from the coding sequence ATGAGATTTACTAAACTTAACTATTGCCAATACTTGTTGAGCAGTCAGATTAATTATACAGTCACGAATTTGGCAGAGCATTTAGATCAGATCAGTCATGATAAAATTAACCGTTATCTCAAAAATGAAAAGTTAACACCTCGTTTGCTTTGGGATAATGTTAAAGATATCGTCCAAGTGAGTGATACTGCATATCTAGTTTTTGATGACACGGTGCTGGATAAACGATACGCCACAGAAATAGAGACAAGTAAACGACAATATAGTGGCAACCAACATGGTGTAATCCAGGGTATCGGCTTAATAAATTGTATATATGTCAATCATGAAGAAGGAAAATTTTGGGTGGTTGACTATCGTATTTATGACCCAGACTCAGATGGTAAAACTAAAATAGACCATGTAACAGAAATGCTGCAAAACCTTGTATATCATAAGGTTTTACCATTCCAAGCTGTGTTAATGGACAGTTGGTATGCCACAAATAAATTAATGTTATACATTGATGGCTTAGGAAAATATTATTATTGTCCTTTGAAACGTAATCGACTTGTAGATGATACTAATTGTCTTGAAAATTATAAAAGGATTGAATCATTATCTTGGAATGAGGAGGAGTTGATATCAGGTAAAATAATAAAAATAAAAAAGTTTCCTCAAGCTAAAAAAGTGAAACTATTCCGAGTAACTGTCTCGACCGACAGAACGGATTTTATCGCTACAAACGATTTATCTCAAGATTCTACGGATGTTGTACAAAAAGTGTGTAAGGTTCGATGGAAAATTGAAGAGTTTCACCGCGAATTAAAGCAATTGACTGGCATTGAATCATGTCAATGCCGTAAGGGTCGTATTCAAAGAAATCATATCGCCTGCGCTATTTTAGTCTGGCTTCGGCTCAAAAATTTAGCTTATATAACTGGTCAAACAATTTATCAAATTAAGCATGGACTACTATCTAATTATTTAGTTCAGCAACTAAAACGTCCGGCTGTTCCTATGTTTATCGCGTAG
- a CDS encoding helix-turn-helix transcriptional regulator — translation MAEKDPQLSQRQLAFETGLDAMTINRLFTNRFNRVDSTTVEALCNYFNKDVGDLFEMRKPEDIPQGRKKRGTEETSVA, via the coding sequence ATGGCTGAAAAAGACCCCCAACTGTCACAGCGACAGCTGGCGTTTGAAACTGGACTAGATGCCATGACAATTAACCGACTATTTACCAATCGGTTTAATCGCGTCGATAGCACTACAGTTGAGGCTTTATGCAATTACTTTAATAAGGATGTGGGCGATCTTTTTGAAATGAGGAAACCGGAAGATATTCCACAAGGACGTAAAAAGCGTGGGACAGAAGAGACATCTGTAGCCTAG